The proteins below are encoded in one region of Streptomyces ficellus:
- a CDS encoding SDR family NAD(P)-dependent oxidoreductase, which yields MTSAPLAAVTGADGFIGSHLTEALVASGHRVRAMAQYNSFSSYGWLEVLPRDVLDQVEIVLGDVRDPGSVRALAEGADAVYHLAALIAIPYSYRAPHSYVDTNVTGTLNVLEAVRTLETPRLVHTSTSETYGTARTVPITEDHPINTQSPYAASKAGGDRLADSYHASFGTPVVTLRPFNTFGPRQSMRAVIPTVIGQVAAGSRTITLGDLRPTRDFTYVADTARAFLAVGTAPAERVVGRTFNAGTGQEISVGDLVRLIGKVMGADLDVQEDAQRIRPAASEVMRLVADATRLRDATGWAPGHDLEQGLARTVEFFRDPAHLARYKTDIYNI from the coding sequence GTGACCTCCGCACCGCTCGCCGCCGTCACCGGAGCCGACGGGTTCATCGGCTCACACCTGACCGAGGCCCTGGTGGCCTCGGGGCACCGGGTCCGCGCCATGGCGCAGTACAACTCCTTCTCGTCGTACGGCTGGCTGGAGGTGCTGCCTCGCGACGTGCTCGACCAGGTCGAGATCGTCCTGGGCGACGTGCGCGACCCCGGTTCGGTGCGCGCCCTCGCCGAAGGGGCGGACGCCGTCTACCACCTGGCCGCGCTCATCGCGATCCCGTACTCCTACCGGGCGCCGCACAGCTACGTCGACACCAATGTGACGGGCACCCTCAACGTGCTGGAGGCGGTGCGGACGCTGGAGACGCCCCGGCTGGTGCACACCTCCACCAGCGAGACGTACGGCACCGCCCGTACGGTGCCCATCACCGAGGACCACCCCATCAACACGCAGTCGCCGTACGCGGCGTCGAAGGCGGGCGGGGACCGGCTCGCCGACAGCTACCACGCGAGCTTCGGCACGCCGGTGGTCACCCTGCGCCCGTTCAACACCTTCGGCCCCCGGCAGTCGATGCGGGCCGTCATCCCGACCGTGATCGGACAGGTCGCCGCGGGCTCGCGCACGATCACGCTCGGGGACCTGCGGCCGACCCGCGACTTCACCTATGTCGCCGACACGGCGCGGGCGTTCCTGGCCGTCGGCACCGCCCCGGCCGAACGCGTCGTGGGGCGGACCTTCAACGCCGGTACGGGGCAGGAGATCTCGGTCGGCGACCTGGTCCGGCTCATCGGCAAGGTGATGGGCGCCGACCTGGACGTCCAGGAGGACGCGCAGCGCATCCGGCCCGCGGCCTCGGAGGTCATGCGGCTGGTCGCGGACGCCACCCGGCTGCGCGACGCCACGGGCTGGGCGCCGGGCCACGACCTGGAGCAGGGCCTCGCCCGGACCGTCGAGTTCTTCCGCGACCCGGCGCATCTCGCCCGCTACAAGACGGACATCTACAACATCTGA
- a CDS encoding sugar phosphate nucleotidyltransferase, translating to MHAVILAGGKGVRLRPYTTALPKPLVPIGDRHAILEIVLRQLAAAGFTSCTLAIGHLGQIIRAYVGNGSRWGLEVDYAAEESPLGTIGPLLMMRDRLPETFLVMNGDVLTDLDYADLLRRHAGGDAPLTIATYCRQVHIDFGVLTTDAGKVVGFSEKPSLDYRVSMGVYGLSRATLEHYTPGLPLGFDELILDLLDTPTPPASYEFDGYWLDIGRPDDYDRANAEFTTHQSLLLKGA from the coding sequence ATGCACGCAGTGATACTCGCCGGGGGCAAGGGTGTGCGGTTGCGTCCGTACACCACCGCACTGCCCAAGCCGCTGGTGCCCATCGGGGACCGGCACGCGATCCTGGAGATCGTGCTGCGGCAGCTGGCGGCGGCCGGCTTCACCAGCTGCACGCTGGCCATCGGCCACCTCGGGCAGATCATCCGCGCCTACGTGGGCAACGGCTCGCGGTGGGGCCTGGAGGTCGACTACGCGGCCGAGGAGAGCCCGCTGGGCACGATCGGGCCGCTGCTGATGATGCGGGACCGGCTGCCCGAGACGTTCCTGGTGATGAACGGCGACGTCCTGACCGACCTCGACTACGCCGATCTGCTGCGCCGCCACGCCGGCGGGGACGCCCCGCTGACGATCGCCACCTACTGCCGCCAGGTGCACATCGACTTCGGGGTGCTCACCACCGACGCCGGCAAGGTCGTCGGGTTCAGCGAGAAGCCCAGCCTGGACTACCGGGTCTCCATGGGCGTGTACGGGCTGTCGCGCGCCACGCTGGAGCACTACACGCCGGGCCTGCCGCTCGGTTTCGACGAACTGATCCTCGACCTGCTGGACACGCCCACTCCCCCGGCGTCGTACGAGTTCGACGGCTACTGGCTCGACATCGGGCGGCCGGACGACTACGACCGGGCCAACGCGGAGTTCACCACCCACCAGTCCCTCCTGCTGAAGGGGGCCTGA
- a CDS encoding NAD-dependent epimerase/dehydratase family protein: protein MRILVLGSTGYLGGHVTAGLRAVEGARLLLGGRSPGTDLAVDLATARTGPLCEALAPLAPDVVVNCAGAVGGDPVTLAEVNARGPAVLCAALREAAPGARLVHLGSAAEYGPGTAGEPVTEGAPTRPVAPYGATKLAGTVAVTSSGLDAVVLRVGNPVGPGAPAAGLPGGLARRLYRAGGDAAEPVRLGDLSAYRDFVDVRDVARAVVLAVTRPGPVPPVLNVGGGRAVPVRDLVHGLARTAGFTGRIEEAGGGSARSAAVAWQCSDISAAREALGWAPRYGLADSLAALWAAVADAAPAAGAGLDVVR, encoded by the coding sequence ATGCGCATCCTCGTCCTGGGCTCCACCGGCTACCTGGGGGGCCACGTCACCGCCGGGCTGCGCGCCGTCGAGGGGGCGCGGCTGCTCCTCGGCGGCCGCTCCCCCGGCACCGACCTGGCGGTGGACCTCGCGACGGCCCGGACCGGTCCGCTGTGCGAGGCGCTCGCCCCGCTCGCGCCCGACGTGGTGGTCAACTGCGCGGGCGCCGTGGGGGGCGACCCGGTGACGCTCGCGGAGGTGAACGCCCGGGGGCCGGCCGTGCTGTGCGCCGCGCTGCGGGAGGCCGCGCCGGGCGCCCGGCTGGTCCACCTCGGGTCGGCCGCCGAGTACGGCCCCGGCACCGCCGGGGAGCCGGTCACGGAAGGGGCACCGACCCGGCCGGTCGCCCCCTACGGGGCCACCAAGCTCGCCGGGACGGTCGCCGTCACCTCGTCCGGTCTGGACGCCGTCGTCCTGCGGGTGGGCAACCCGGTCGGGCCGGGGGCTCCGGCGGCCGGGCTGCCCGGAGGTCTGGCGAGACGGCTGTACCGGGCGGGCGGGGACGCGGCGGAGCCGGTGCGGCTCGGCGACCTCTCCGCGTACCGCGACTTCGTGGACGTGCGCGACGTCGCCCGTGCGGTGGTGCTCGCGGTGACCCGGCCGGGCCCGGTGCCCCCGGTGCTGAACGTCGGCGGCGGGCGGGCGGTGCCCGTGCGCGACCTGGTGCACGGGCTGGCGCGTACGGCCGGGTTCACGGGCCGTATCGAGGAGGCGGGCGGCGGGTCGGCCCGCTCGGCCGCCGTCGCCTGGCAGTGCTCCGACATCTCCGCGGCGCGCGAGGCGCTGGGGTGGGCGCCCCGGTACGGGCTCGCCGACTCGCTCGCGGCGCTGTGGGCGGCCGTCGCGGACGCGGCACCGGCGGCGGGCGCGGGCCTGGACGTGGTGCGGTGA
- a CDS encoding endo alpha-1,4 polygalactosaminidase: MTGLARRGVRPSLLVAALLLVVAGCAGDTAPRPPRERWVPRPGTAWEWQLDGRVDPRADVPVYDIDGFENSAEDVARLHRDGRRVVCYVNAGAWEDFRPDRDDFPASVRGRPNGWSGERWLDVRRLDVLRPLMERRLDMCRRKGFDAVEPDLVDGYLHDTGFPLEAAHQLAYNRMIARAAHERGLSVGLKNDLPQIPELVGTFDFAVNEQCAEYGECARLSPFVRAGKAVFHVEYGLARADFCAETRRLGLSSMRKRLRLDTWRQAC, translated from the coding sequence GTGACGGGGCTCGCCCGGCGGGGGGTGCGGCCGTCGCTGCTGGTGGCCGCGCTGCTCCTGGTGGTCGCGGGGTGCGCCGGGGACACCGCCCCCCGGCCGCCCCGGGAGCGCTGGGTGCCGCGGCCGGGCACGGCGTGGGAGTGGCAGCTGGACGGCCGGGTCGACCCGCGTGCCGACGTACCGGTGTACGACATCGACGGTTTCGAGAACAGCGCCGAGGACGTGGCGCGGCTGCACCGGGACGGCCGCCGGGTCGTCTGCTACGTCAACGCCGGCGCCTGGGAGGACTTCCGTCCCGACAGGGACGACTTCCCCGCGTCCGTCCGGGGCCGGCCCAACGGCTGGAGCGGCGAACGGTGGCTGGACGTCCGGCGCCTGGACGTCCTGCGGCCGCTGATGGAACGTCGGCTGGACATGTGCCGGCGGAAGGGCTTCGACGCGGTGGAGCCGGACCTCGTGGACGGCTACCTCCACGACACCGGTTTCCCGCTCGAAGCCGCGCACCAGCTCGCGTACAACCGCATGATCGCCCGGGCGGCGCACGAGCGGGGCCTGTCGGTCGGGCTGAAGAACGACCTGCCGCAGATCCCGGAGCTGGTCGGCACGTTCGACTTCGCGGTGAACGAGCAGTGCGCCGAGTACGGCGAGTGCGCGCGGCTCAGCCCGTTCGTCCGGGCGGGCAAGGCGGTGTTCCACGTCGAGTACGGGCTCGCGCGGGCCGACTTCTGCGCCGAGACGCGCCGGCTGGGCCTGTCGTCGATGCGCAAGCGGCTACGGCTGGACACCTGGCGTCAGGCCTGCTGA
- a CDS encoding isopenicillin N synthase family dioxygenase, translating into MPSMPPASTTSLPVIDLSRADDPATRAAFHEELHDAAHDVGFLHLTGHGIGPAETDRILRVTREFFALPEADRLALSNLRSPHFRGYTRIGHELTGGRSDWRDQLDVGAERPAPAVGPDDPAYLWLEGPNQWPAALPELRTVVLAWQERLAAVAHRLLRELLVSIGAPAGFFDEAFADRPHLHTKLIRYPGSAPSGSGQGVGAHKDYGFLTLLLQDGVGGLQVRSGDTFIEVPPMPGAFVVNLGELLEIATNGYLVATDHRVVSPPGAVERFSVPFFYNPRLDAVIDTVPGGYLGRAPGIAHDHANPLHAEYGRNELKGWVRAHPEVARRHHPELAEAR; encoded by the coding sequence ATGCCGTCCATGCCACCAGCGTCCACCACCTCGCTGCCCGTCATCGACCTGTCCCGGGCCGACGACCCCGCCACCCGCGCGGCGTTCCACGAGGAACTGCACGACGCCGCCCACGACGTCGGGTTCCTCCACCTGACCGGCCACGGCATCGGCCCGGCGGAGACGGACCGGATCCTCCGCGTCACCCGGGAGTTCTTCGCACTGCCCGAGGCCGACCGGCTGGCCCTCAGCAACCTGCGCTCGCCGCACTTCCGCGGCTACACGCGGATCGGGCACGAGCTCACCGGCGGCCGCTCCGACTGGCGCGACCAGCTCGACGTCGGCGCCGAACGGCCCGCACCGGCGGTGGGCCCGGACGACCCCGCGTACCTGTGGCTGGAGGGCCCCAACCAGTGGCCGGCCGCCCTGCCCGAACTGCGCACCGTCGTGCTGGCCTGGCAGGAGCGGCTGGCCGCGGTGGCCCACCGGCTGCTGCGCGAACTGCTGGTGTCCATCGGCGCGCCCGCCGGCTTCTTCGACGAGGCCTTCGCCGACCGGCCCCACCTGCACACCAAGCTGATCCGCTACCCCGGATCGGCGCCCTCCGGCAGCGGCCAGGGCGTGGGGGCCCACAAGGACTACGGCTTCCTGACGCTGCTGCTCCAGGACGGCGTGGGCGGGCTCCAGGTGCGCTCCGGCGACACGTTCATCGAAGTCCCTCCCATGCCCGGCGCCTTCGTGGTCAACCTGGGCGAGCTGCTGGAGATCGCGACGAACGGCTACCTCGTCGCGACCGACCACCGGGTCGTCAGCCCGCCCGGCGCCGTGGAGCGCTTCTCCGTGCCGTTCTTCTACAACCCCCGCCTCGACGCCGTCATCGACACCGTCCCGGGCGGCTACCTCGGCCGGGCACCGGGCATCGCGCACGACCACGCCAATCCCCTGCACGCCGAGTACGGCCGCAACGAACTCAAGGGCTGGGTGCGCGCCCACCCCGAGGTCGCCCGCCGCCACCACCCCGAACTGGCCGAAGCCCGCTGA